A single window of Luteipulveratus halotolerans DNA harbors:
- a CDS encoding GNAT family N-acetyltransferase: MQPVSISDKDELLALTDDDAFVRYDVRLLPEYTPLRVGSAVAFVRLPMMQRPPNLTVIGPDADVEALLRWYAETGLPEAVRGISVEQAHEELLRRHLEVSAGGDWDWMWTTAEPATVPEERVLIELDDARDARDIVRLNEIGSPTAESLPGTGITEHWVGAREAGVLIAAAAVHRTSGGAQHLTGIVVHPDHRGRRLGLAMTAALTRRAVQMDGVSTLGMYSHNDRARALYEHLGYRTAHAWASRRLA; the protein is encoded by the coding sequence GTGCAACCGGTCTCCATCTCCGACAAGGACGAGCTGCTCGCTCTCACCGACGACGACGCGTTCGTGCGGTACGACGTTCGCCTCCTCCCGGAGTACACACCGCTGCGCGTCGGCTCGGCCGTGGCGTTCGTGCGCCTGCCGATGATGCAGCGACCGCCCAACCTGACGGTCATCGGACCGGACGCGGACGTCGAGGCGCTGCTGCGGTGGTACGCCGAGACCGGGTTGCCGGAGGCGGTCAGGGGCATCTCGGTCGAGCAGGCACACGAGGAGCTGCTGCGGCGCCACCTCGAGGTGAGCGCCGGCGGTGACTGGGACTGGATGTGGACGACGGCCGAGCCCGCGACCGTCCCCGAGGAGCGTGTGCTGATCGAGCTGGACGACGCCCGCGATGCGCGAGACATCGTGCGGCTCAACGAGATCGGCAGCCCGACAGCCGAGTCGTTGCCCGGCACGGGCATCACCGAGCACTGGGTCGGTGCGCGCGAGGCCGGCGTGCTGATCGCCGCTGCGGCGGTGCACCGCACGAGCGGTGGCGCTCAGCACCTCACCGGCATCGTCGTGCACCCGGACCATCGCGGACGACGGCTCGGGCTCGCGATGACCGCGGCGCTCACCCGCCGGGCCGTGCAGATGGACGGTGTGAGCACCCTCGGGATGTACTCGCACAATGACCGCGCCAGAGCGTTGTACGAGCACCTCGGCTACCGCACCGCGCACGCCTGGGCGAGCCGTCGCCTGGCCTAG
- a CDS encoding HAD family hydrolase: MLWDADGVLQHGHPAPGHGGAPVAGPTWPERLGAIGGPDFAEALFAAEKPALRGEEPFRTAVARLLVERGLSVSPDDVLALWDDVHVDPAAFELVDRVRAQGISCVLATNQQDYRVRLMRNDLGYDAHFDRTYYSSEVGAMKPDAEYFRRVLSDLRLPSGATLFIDDSAANVASAKACGIQAERHDPASGAPGLRSALARHGIEV, from the coding sequence GTGCTGTGGGACGCCGACGGTGTCCTGCAGCACGGCCATCCGGCGCCCGGCCACGGCGGCGCACCCGTCGCGGGTCCGACGTGGCCGGAGCGGCTGGGTGCCATCGGCGGGCCTGACTTCGCCGAGGCGTTGTTCGCGGCCGAGAAGCCCGCTCTGCGCGGTGAGGAGCCGTTCCGTACGGCGGTGGCGCGGTTGCTCGTCGAACGCGGGCTCTCCGTGTCGCCCGATGACGTCCTCGCGCTGTGGGACGACGTGCACGTCGACCCGGCTGCGTTCGAGCTCGTGGATCGTGTTCGGGCACAAGGGATCTCGTGCGTACTCGCCACCAACCAGCAGGACTACCGCGTGCGGCTGATGCGTAACGACCTGGGCTACGACGCACACTTCGACCGCACGTACTACTCGAGCGAGGTGGGCGCGATGAAGCCCGACGCCGAGTACTTCCGACGAGTGCTGTCCGACCTTCGGCTTCCTTCTGGCGCAACGCTTTTCATCGATGACAGCGCTGCCAACGTCGCGTCGGCGAAGGCCTGCGGCATCCAGGCCGAGCGACACGACCCGGCATCAGGAGCGCCGGGCCTGCGCTCGGCGCTCGCCCGCCACGGCATCGAGGTCTAG
- the aspS gene encoding aspartate--tRNA ligase: protein MMRTHDAGSLRSGDAGTTVTLAGWVARRRDHGGVAFLDLRDASGIVQVVARDEVLTGAAHGLRNEYCVQVTGTVTPRDAKDVNADVPTGEIDVVADTIEVLSASEPLPFQIDERVTVGEEARLKHRYLDLRRPAPGEAIRLRSKVNAAARTVLAERDFVEIETPTLTRSTPEGARDFLVPARLAPGSWYALPQSPQLFKQLLMVAGMERYYQIARCYRDEDFRADRQPEFTQLDIEMSFVEQADVIELGEAIAKALWALIGVDLPTPFPQMTYADAMARYGSDKPDLRFGQELVDCTELFKDTTFRVFQAPYVGAVVMPGGASQPRKKLDAWQEWAKQRGAKGLAYVLVNEGTADGSVELSGPVAKNLTDAEKAALPGHVGAKPGDCIFFGAGDAKSSRALLGAARLEIGKRCELIDESAWSFLWVLDAPLFEPAADAVASGDVAVGSGSWTAVHHAFTMPKAEYLDTFDTDPGSALAYAYDMVCNGNEIGGGSIRIHRKDIQERVFKVMGLSEEEAQEKFGFLLDAFAFGAPPHGGIAFGWDRICALLSGTDSIREVIAFPKSGGGYDPLTAAPAPITAAQRKEAGVDAKPEPKVDAAAEAEKA from the coding sequence GCCTGCGTTCCGGCGACGCCGGGACCACCGTGACCCTGGCGGGCTGGGTCGCCCGCCGCCGCGACCACGGGGGAGTGGCCTTCCTGGACCTGCGCGACGCCAGCGGCATCGTCCAGGTCGTCGCCCGCGACGAGGTGCTCACCGGCGCGGCTCACGGCCTGCGCAACGAGTACTGCGTGCAGGTGACCGGCACGGTCACCCCGCGCGACGCCAAGGACGTCAACGCCGACGTGCCCACGGGTGAGATCGACGTGGTCGCCGACACCATCGAGGTGCTCTCGGCGTCCGAGCCGCTGCCCTTCCAGATCGACGAGCGCGTGACCGTCGGCGAGGAGGCGCGCCTCAAGCACCGCTACCTCGACCTGCGCCGTCCGGCCCCGGGTGAGGCGATCCGGCTGCGCTCCAAGGTCAACGCCGCTGCTCGCACGGTGCTCGCCGAGCGCGACTTCGTCGAGATCGAGACGCCGACGCTGACCCGCTCGACGCCCGAGGGCGCTCGCGACTTCCTGGTGCCCGCGCGCCTTGCCCCGGGCAGCTGGTACGCCCTGCCGCAGAGCCCGCAGCTGTTCAAGCAGCTGCTCATGGTCGCCGGCATGGAGCGCTACTACCAGATCGCGCGCTGCTACCGCGACGAGGACTTCCGCGCCGACCGGCAGCCGGAGTTCACTCAGCTCGACATCGAGATGAGCTTCGTCGAGCAGGCCGACGTCATCGAGCTCGGTGAGGCGATCGCCAAGGCCCTGTGGGCCCTCATCGGCGTCGACCTGCCCACGCCGTTCCCGCAGATGACCTACGCCGACGCGATGGCGCGCTACGGCTCCGACAAGCCCGACCTGCGCTTCGGCCAGGAGCTCGTCGACTGCACCGAGCTGTTCAAGGACACGACCTTCCGCGTGTTCCAGGCGCCGTACGTCGGTGCCGTGGTCATGCCGGGCGGCGCGTCGCAGCCCCGTAAGAAGCTCGACGCCTGGCAGGAGTGGGCCAAGCAGCGCGGCGCCAAGGGCCTCGCGTACGTCCTGGTCAACGAAGGCACGGCCGACGGCTCCGTTGAGCTTTCAGGCCCGGTCGCCAAGAACCTCACCGACGCCGAGAAGGCAGCACTGCCGGGGCATGTCGGCGCCAAGCCCGGCGACTGCATCTTCTTCGGAGCCGGCGACGCGAAGTCGTCGCGAGCGCTGCTCGGTGCTGCACGCCTGGAGATCGGCAAGCGCTGCGAGCTGATCGACGAGTCGGCGTGGTCGTTCCTGTGGGTGCTCGACGCCCCGCTGTTCGAGCCGGCCGCCGACGCGGTCGCCTCGGGTGACGTCGCGGTCGGCTCCGGATCGTGGACGGCCGTCCATCACGCGTTCACCATGCCGAAGGCCGAGTACCTCGACACCTTCGACACCGACCCGGGCTCGGCGCTGGCGTACGCGTACGACATGGTCTGCAACGGCAACGAGATCGGCGGTGGCTCGATCCGTATCCACCGCAAGGACATCCAGGAGCGGGTGTTCAAGGTCATGGGGCTCTCCGAGGAGGAGGCGCAGGAGAAGTTCGGTTTCCTGCTCGACGCGTTCGCCTTCGGTGCGCCGCCGCACGGTGGCATCGCGTTCGGCTGGGACCGCATCTGCGCGCTGCTGTCGGGCACGGACTCCATCCGTGAGGTCATCGCGTTCCCGAAGTCCGGTGGCGGCTACGACCCGCTGACCGCTGCACCCGCGCCGATCACGGCCGCGCAGCGCAAGGAAGCGGGCGTCGACGCCAAGCCCGAGCCCAAGGTCGACGCAGCCGCAGAGGCTGAGAAGGCCTGA